A stretch of Dama dama isolate Ldn47 chromosome 22, ASM3311817v1, whole genome shotgun sequence DNA encodes these proteins:
- the WNT5B gene encoding protein Wnt-5b isoform X3 has translation MSPVQRPEMFIIGAQPVCSQLPGLSAGQRKLCQLYQEHMAYIGEGARTGIRECQHQFRQRRWNCSTVDDASVFGRVLQIGSRETAFTYAVSAAGVVNAISRACREGELSTCGCSRAARPKDLPRDWLWGGCGDNVDYGYRFAKEFVDAREREKNFAKGSEEQGRVLMNLQNNEAGRRAVYKTADVACKCHGVSGSCSLKTCWLQLAEFRKVGDQLKEKYDSAAAMRITRRGKLELVNSRFKPPTPEDLVYVDPSPDYCLRDESTGSLGTRGRLCNKTSEGLDGCALMCCGRGYDQFKSVRTERCHCKFHWCCFVRCKKCTQVVDQFVCK, from the exons ATGAGCCCAGTGCAGAGACCTGAGATGTTCATCATCGGAGCCCAGCCCGTGTGCAGCCAGCTCCCAGGGCTGTCCGCTGGCCAGAGGAAGCTGTGCCAACTCTACCAGGAGCACATGGCCTACATCGGGGAGGGTGCCAGGACGGGCATCAGGGAATGCCAGCATCAGTTCCGGCAGCGCCGGTGGAACTGCAGCACCGTGGACGACGCCTCCGTCTTCGGGAGAGTCCTGCAGATTG GGAGCCGGGAGACGGCCTTCACCTATGCCGTGAGCGCGGCTGGGGTGGTGAATGCCATCAGCCGCGCCTGCCGTGAGGGCGAGCTGTCCACCTGCGGCTGCAGCCGGGCCGCGCGGCCCAAGGACCTGCCCCGGGACTGGCTGTGGGGCGGCTGCGGCGACAACGTGGACTACGGCTACCGCTTCGCCAAGGAGTTCGTGGACGCCCGGGAGCGGGAGAAGAACTTCGCCAAGGGCTCGGAGGAGCAGGGCCGCGTGCTCATGAACCTGCAGAATAACGAGGCGGGCCGGAGG GCTGTGTACAAGACGGCAGACGTGGCCTGCAAATGCCACGGCGTCTCGGGGTCCTGCAGCCTCAAGACCTGCTGGCTGCAGCTGGCCGAGTTCCGCAAGGTGGGGGACCAGCTGAAGGAGAAGTACGACAGCGCGGCCGCCATGCGTATCACCCGCCGCGGCAAGCTGGAGCTGGTCAACAGCCGCTTCAAGCCGCCCACCCCCGAGGACCTGGTGTACGTGGACCCCAGCCCGGACTACTGCCTGCGCGACGAGAGCACAGGCTCGCTGGGCACGCGGGGCCGCCTGTGCAACAAGACGTCCGAGGGCCTGGACGGCTGCGCGCTCATGTGCTGCGGCCGCGGCTACGACCAGTTCAAGAGCGTGCGGACCGAGCGCTGCCACTGCAAGTTCCACTGGTGCTGCTTTGTCCGCTGCAAGAAGTGCACGCAGGTCGTGGACCAGTTCGTCTGCAAGTAG
- the WNT5B gene encoding protein Wnt-5b isoform X1 encodes MDTALQAPREPRLGSRRSPGSSSALGGAGRGRTMPSLPALLALLFVCWAPLRAAASSWWSLAMSPVQRPEMFIIGAQPVCSQLPGLSAGQRKLCQLYQEHMAYIGEGARTGIRECQHQFRQRRWNCSTVDDASVFGRVLQIGSRETAFTYAVSAAGVVNAISRACREGELSTCGCSRAARPKDLPRDWLWGGCGDNVDYGYRFAKEFVDAREREKNFAKGSEEQGRVLMNLQNNEAGRRAVYKTADVACKCHGVSGSCSLKTCWLQLAEFRKVGDQLKEKYDSAAAMRITRRGKLELVNSRFKPPTPEDLVYVDPSPDYCLRDESTGSLGTRGRLCNKTSEGLDGCALMCCGRGYDQFKSVRTERCHCKFHWCCFVRCKKCTQVVDQFVCK; translated from the exons ATGGACACCGCCCTCCAGGCGCCAAG GGAGCCCCGTCTCGGAAGCCGTCGGTCCCCGGGGTCATCCTCGGccctggggggggcggggcgcgggcggACCATGCCCAGCCTCCCGGCCCTGCTCGCCTTGCTGTTCGTCTGCTGGGCCCCACTCCGAGCCGCAGCCAGCTCCTGGTG GTCCTTGGCGATGAGCCCAGTGCAGAGACCTGAGATGTTCATCATCGGAGCCCAGCCCGTGTGCAGCCAGCTCCCAGGGCTGTCCGCTGGCCAGAGGAAGCTGTGCCAACTCTACCAGGAGCACATGGCCTACATCGGGGAGGGTGCCAGGACGGGCATCAGGGAATGCCAGCATCAGTTCCGGCAGCGCCGGTGGAACTGCAGCACCGTGGACGACGCCTCCGTCTTCGGGAGAGTCCTGCAGATTG GGAGCCGGGAGACGGCCTTCACCTATGCCGTGAGCGCGGCTGGGGTGGTGAATGCCATCAGCCGCGCCTGCCGTGAGGGCGAGCTGTCCACCTGCGGCTGCAGCCGGGCCGCGCGGCCCAAGGACCTGCCCCGGGACTGGCTGTGGGGCGGCTGCGGCGACAACGTGGACTACGGCTACCGCTTCGCCAAGGAGTTCGTGGACGCCCGGGAGCGGGAGAAGAACTTCGCCAAGGGCTCGGAGGAGCAGGGCCGCGTGCTCATGAACCTGCAGAATAACGAGGCGGGCCGGAGG GCTGTGTACAAGACGGCAGACGTGGCCTGCAAATGCCACGGCGTCTCGGGGTCCTGCAGCCTCAAGACCTGCTGGCTGCAGCTGGCCGAGTTCCGCAAGGTGGGGGACCAGCTGAAGGAGAAGTACGACAGCGCGGCCGCCATGCGTATCACCCGCCGCGGCAAGCTGGAGCTGGTCAACAGCCGCTTCAAGCCGCCCACCCCCGAGGACCTGGTGTACGTGGACCCCAGCCCGGACTACTGCCTGCGCGACGAGAGCACAGGCTCGCTGGGCACGCGGGGCCGCCTGTGCAACAAGACGTCCGAGGGCCTGGACGGCTGCGCGCTCATGTGCTGCGGCCGCGGCTACGACCAGTTCAAGAGCGTGCGGACCGAGCGCTGCCACTGCAAGTTCCACTGGTGCTGCTTTGTCCGCTGCAAGAAGTGCACGCAGGTCGTGGACCAGTTCGTCTGCAAGTAG
- the WNT5B gene encoding protein Wnt-5b isoform X2 has product MPSLPALLALLFVCWAPLRAAASSWWSLAMSPVQRPEMFIIGAQPVCSQLPGLSAGQRKLCQLYQEHMAYIGEGARTGIRECQHQFRQRRWNCSTVDDASVFGRVLQIGSRETAFTYAVSAAGVVNAISRACREGELSTCGCSRAARPKDLPRDWLWGGCGDNVDYGYRFAKEFVDAREREKNFAKGSEEQGRVLMNLQNNEAGRRAVYKTADVACKCHGVSGSCSLKTCWLQLAEFRKVGDQLKEKYDSAAAMRITRRGKLELVNSRFKPPTPEDLVYVDPSPDYCLRDESTGSLGTRGRLCNKTSEGLDGCALMCCGRGYDQFKSVRTERCHCKFHWCCFVRCKKCTQVVDQFVCK; this is encoded by the exons ATGCCCAGCCTCCCGGCCCTGCTCGCCTTGCTGTTCGTCTGCTGGGCCCCACTCCGAGCCGCAGCCAGCTCCTGGTG GTCCTTGGCGATGAGCCCAGTGCAGAGACCTGAGATGTTCATCATCGGAGCCCAGCCCGTGTGCAGCCAGCTCCCAGGGCTGTCCGCTGGCCAGAGGAAGCTGTGCCAACTCTACCAGGAGCACATGGCCTACATCGGGGAGGGTGCCAGGACGGGCATCAGGGAATGCCAGCATCAGTTCCGGCAGCGCCGGTGGAACTGCAGCACCGTGGACGACGCCTCCGTCTTCGGGAGAGTCCTGCAGATTG GGAGCCGGGAGACGGCCTTCACCTATGCCGTGAGCGCGGCTGGGGTGGTGAATGCCATCAGCCGCGCCTGCCGTGAGGGCGAGCTGTCCACCTGCGGCTGCAGCCGGGCCGCGCGGCCCAAGGACCTGCCCCGGGACTGGCTGTGGGGCGGCTGCGGCGACAACGTGGACTACGGCTACCGCTTCGCCAAGGAGTTCGTGGACGCCCGGGAGCGGGAGAAGAACTTCGCCAAGGGCTCGGAGGAGCAGGGCCGCGTGCTCATGAACCTGCAGAATAACGAGGCGGGCCGGAGG GCTGTGTACAAGACGGCAGACGTGGCCTGCAAATGCCACGGCGTCTCGGGGTCCTGCAGCCTCAAGACCTGCTGGCTGCAGCTGGCCGAGTTCCGCAAGGTGGGGGACCAGCTGAAGGAGAAGTACGACAGCGCGGCCGCCATGCGTATCACCCGCCGCGGCAAGCTGGAGCTGGTCAACAGCCGCTTCAAGCCGCCCACCCCCGAGGACCTGGTGTACGTGGACCCCAGCCCGGACTACTGCCTGCGCGACGAGAGCACAGGCTCGCTGGGCACGCGGGGCCGCCTGTGCAACAAGACGTCCGAGGGCCTGGACGGCTGCGCGCTCATGTGCTGCGGCCGCGGCTACGACCAGTTCAAGAGCGTGCGGACCGAGCGCTGCCACTGCAAGTTCCACTGGTGCTGCTTTGTCCGCTGCAAGAAGTGCACGCAGGTCGTGGACCAGTTCGTCTGCAAGTAG